From Chryseobacterium gallinarum, one genomic window encodes:
- a CDS encoding nucleotide sugar dehydrogenase: protein MKSYRIAVIGQGYVGLPLSLEFAEHYPVLGFDINAERINQLNNGYDITLEADTEKLNERLNHYKKSDGKIGYKGTNDLHEISDCNIFIVTVPTPIDKYNAPDLKPLLSASKMLGEVIKKGDIIIYESTVFPGCTEEECVPILEKYSGLQFNKDFYVGYSPERINPGDKINTLTSVKKVTSGSTCEVANEVDNLYKKIIIAGTHKAPSIKVAEASKAIENAQRDVNISFVNELALIFDRMGIDTNDVLEAAGTKYNFLKYKPGLVGGHCISVDPYYLAHKAEQLGYHPDVILSGRRVNDSIAKFIASKVVKLLIAKSNIIKNSQALILGITFKENCPDVRNTKVIDIYNELVDYGIEVDIFDPWANKIEVKHEFGVDILDQLPENKKYDSIIIAVSHKEFLTLDFEKLKKEDSVIFDTKACVDRSLVDARL, encoded by the coding sequence ATGAAATCATATAGAATAGCTGTTATTGGACAAGGATATGTAGGGCTACCTTTGTCATTAGAGTTCGCAGAACATTATCCTGTTCTAGGTTTTGATATTAATGCAGAAAGAATTAATCAGCTTAATAACGGTTATGATATAACATTAGAAGCAGATACTGAAAAATTAAATGAGAGATTAAATCATTATAAAAAGTCAGATGGGAAAATTGGATATAAAGGAACAAATGACTTACACGAAATTTCAGATTGCAATATATTTATAGTAACAGTTCCGACCCCTATAGATAAATATAATGCTCCAGATTTAAAACCTTTACTGTCAGCTTCTAAAATGTTAGGGGAAGTTATTAAAAAAGGAGATATTATAATTTATGAATCTACTGTTTTTCCGGGATGTACTGAAGAAGAATGCGTTCCTATTTTAGAGAAATATTCTGGATTACAATTTAATAAAGATTTTTATGTAGGATATTCTCCTGAAAGAATTAATCCGGGAGATAAAATAAACACTTTGACAAGTGTAAAAAAGGTAACATCAGGATCCACCTGTGAAGTAGCAAATGAGGTAGACAATTTATATAAAAAGATTATTATAGCAGGAACTCACAAAGCGCCTAGTATTAAAGTTGCTGAGGCTTCTAAAGCTATTGAGAATGCCCAAAGAGATGTAAATATATCTTTTGTGAATGAGCTGGCTTTAATATTTGACAGAATGGGAATTGATACTAATGACGTTCTTGAGGCAGCAGGAACAAAATATAATTTCTTAAAATATAAGCCAGGTTTAGTCGGCGGACATTGTATTTCTGTAGATCCTTATTATTTAGCTCATAAAGCTGAGCAATTGGGATATCATCCGGATGTTATTTTATCAGGGAGAAGAGTGAATGATTCTATCGCAAAATTTATAGCCTCCAAAGTGGTAAAATTATTAATAGCCAAAAGTAATATTATCAAGAATTCACAGGCTTTGATTCTTGGGATAACTTTTAAAGAGAACTGTCCCGATGTCAGAAATACAAAAGTAATAGATATTTATAATGAATTGGTAGATTATGGAATTGAAGTCGATATTTTTGATCCATGGGCCAATAAAATAGAAGTCAAACATGAATTCGGAGTTGATATTCTTGATCAGCTTCCGGAAAATAAAAAATATGACTCTATTATCATTGCAGTATCTCATAAAGAATTTCTCACCTTAGATTTTGAGAAATTGAAAAAAGAAGATAGTGTTATTTTTGATACGAAAGCCTGTGTGGATAGAAGTTTGGTAGATGCAAGGCTCTAA
- a CDS encoding efflux RND transporter periplasmic adaptor subunit produces MKKKFTWKKAIYIVLGLLFAVALFSGIGYLIKSNSQEGEAFLTRKPNVQNMDDKVMATGKIVPKEEIEIKPNITGIIDKILVKEGDKVEIGQLIATVRIVPSISEVNAAQQEVQNAQLQINNAQMNVSNMQKQFDMQDRLYKQGVISKQDFLNSQQQLFTQQQNLKNAQQQLNTAQKRLQIAKTGATPELQGQGLATTQIRSKASGTVLEVPVKVGSQVIEANNFNAGTTICSVADLNSLIFKGEIDEAQAGKLSQGMDMNIVIGALQNKTFPGKLTMIAPKGKDNAGTIKFPVEGNVENPNNEYIRAGFSANGEIVLSSQKNALLLDESLVQYEKKQGKDVPFVEVKQKDGKFKKVYVKLGASDGINVQILPGSGIDKDSEVKVWNPSDKDKEELKEKSKKK; encoded by the coding sequence ATGAAAAAGAAATTCACTTGGAAAAAAGCCATTTATATAGTGTTGGGGCTTTTATTTGCAGTGGCATTGTTCTCAGGGATTGGCTATCTTATCAAATCGAATTCTCAGGAAGGAGAAGCTTTCCTTACGCGTAAGCCTAATGTTCAGAATATGGATGACAAGGTAATGGCTACAGGAAAAATTGTTCCAAAAGAAGAAATTGAAATCAAACCGAATATTACAGGAATTATTGATAAAATTTTAGTGAAGGAAGGAGATAAGGTAGAAATCGGACAATTGATTGCTACGGTGAGAATTGTTCCCAGTATTTCTGAAGTAAATGCCGCACAACAGGAAGTTCAGAATGCCCAGCTTCAAATCAATAATGCCCAGATGAATGTGAGTAATATGCAGAAGCAGTTTGATATGCAGGACAGGCTTTATAAACAGGGTGTGATTTCTAAACAGGATTTCCTCAATTCACAACAGCAATTGTTTACGCAACAGCAGAATCTTAAAAACGCCCAACAGCAACTGAATACGGCACAAAAAAGATTGCAGATTGCAAAAACCGGAGCCACTCCAGAACTTCAGGGACAAGGTCTGGCAACAACACAGATCCGTTCAAAAGCTTCAGGAACCGTTCTTGAAGTACCTGTAAAAGTAGGGAGTCAGGTGATTGAAGCCAATAACTTTAACGCCGGAACAACTATTTGTTCAGTAGCTGATTTGAATTCTTTGATTTTTAAAGGAGAAATAGACGAAGCCCAGGCCGGGAAACTAAGCCAGGGAATGGATATGAATATTGTAATCGGAGCTTTACAGAATAAAACTTTCCCGGGCAAGCTAACAATGATTGCCCCTAAAGGGAAAGATAATGCAGGAACAATCAAATTTCCTGTAGAAGGGAATGTGGAAAATCCCAATAATGAATATATCAGGGCTGGATTCTCTGCCAATGGAGAGATTGTATTGAGCTCTCAGAAAAATGCATTATTATTGGATGAGTCTTTGGTTCAGTATGAAAAGAAACAAGGAAAAGATGTTCCTTTTGTGGAAGTAAAACAAAAAGACGGGAAATTTAAAAAAGTATACGTGAAACTTGGTGCCAGTGACGGAATTAATGTTCAGATATTACCAGGCTCAGGAATTGATAAAGATTCTGAAGTAAAAGTTTGGAATCCATCCGATAAAGACAAGGAAGAATTAAAAGAAAAGTCAAAGAAAAAATAA
- the glyA gene encoding serine hydroxymethyltransferase, translating into MDIIFDLIEKERQRQTHGLELIASENFVSENVMKAMGSVLTNKYAEGYPGKRYYGGCEVVDEVETLAINRAKELFGVDYVNVQPHSGSQANAAIYLAVLKPGDKIMGMDLSMGGHLTHGSAVNFSGIQYEVVSYGVERETGLIDYNQMREVALREKPKMMIAGFSAYSRDLDYAKFREIADEIGATLWADIAHPAGLVAKGLLNSPFEHCHVVTTTTHKTLRGPRGGMIMMGKDFENTYGHKTPKGEIKMMSQVLDGAVFPGIQGGPLEHVIAGKAVAFGEALDHQFETYAKQVKSNAQALSKAMIDRGFDIVSGGTDNHLMLVDLRNKGVNGKETEKALVLADITCNKNMVPFDDKSPFTTSGIRLGTAAITTRGLKENDMDTIAGLISEVVDNIKNEEVLASVKKKVNELMEGKALFNY; encoded by the coding sequence ATGGATATTATTTTCGACCTGATTGAAAAGGAAAGACAAAGACAAACCCACGGATTAGAGCTTATTGCATCAGAAAATTTTGTTTCTGAAAATGTAATGAAGGCAATGGGAAGTGTACTGACAAATAAATATGCTGAAGGATATCCCGGGAAAAGATATTACGGGGGATGCGAAGTCGTAGATGAGGTCGAAACGTTGGCAATCAACAGAGCTAAAGAACTTTTCGGAGTAGACTATGTAAATGTTCAGCCACATTCCGGATCTCAGGCGAATGCTGCCATTTATCTTGCTGTTTTGAAACCGGGAGATAAAATTATGGGAATGGACCTTTCTATGGGAGGCCACCTTACCCATGGTTCTGCTGTCAACTTTTCAGGGATTCAATATGAAGTAGTTTCTTACGGGGTAGAAAGAGAAACCGGTCTTATCGACTATAACCAAATGAGGGAAGTAGCGTTAAGAGAAAAACCTAAAATGATGATTGCAGGTTTTTCAGCCTATTCAAGAGATCTTGATTACGCTAAATTCAGAGAAATTGCTGATGAAATAGGGGCAACCCTTTGGGCGGATATTGCTCACCCGGCAGGTTTGGTAGCCAAAGGATTATTAAACTCTCCGTTTGAACACTGTCATGTAGTGACAACCACTACCCATAAAACATTGAGAGGGCCAAGAGGGGGTATGATCATGATGGGAAAAGATTTTGAGAATACCTACGGTCATAAAACTCCAAAAGGAGAAATTAAAATGATGAGTCAGGTATTGGATGGTGCTGTATTTCCTGGTATACAGGGTGGTCCTCTAGAACATGTAATTGCCGGTAAAGCAGTGGCTTTTGGGGAGGCTTTGGATCATCAGTTCGAAACGTATGCAAAGCAGGTTAAGTCCAATGCTCAGGCATTATCAAAGGCAATGATTGACAGAGGTTTTGATATCGTGAGCGGTGGTACCGATAATCACCTGATGCTTGTAGACCTTAGAAACAAAGGGGTAAATGGTAAAGAAACAGAAAAAGCACTGGTTCTTGCTGATATTACGTGTAACAAAAATATGGTTCCTTTTGATGATAAGTCGCCGTTTACAACATCAGGGATCAGATTAGGAACTGCTGCCATTACAACAAGAGGTCTTAAAGAAAATGATATGGATACCATTGCAGGGTTGATCTCTGAAGTAGTAGATAACATCAAAAATGAAGAAGTACTTGCTTCTGTAAAAAAGAAAGTTAATGAGTTGATGGAAGGAAAAGCATTATTTAACTACTAA
- a CDS encoding DegT/DnrJ/EryC1/StrS family aminotransferase — MEEKKIWLSPPHMGGNELKYIQDAFDSNWISQYGLNIDEFEKKIEDYLGSNSFVTALSSGTAAIHLALKLLNVGENDFVICQSFTFVASANPILYEKAIPVFIDSEASTWNMCPNALEDAVKYCLQQGKKPKAIITVSLYGMPFMVDEILEISRRYEIPIIEDSAEALGSQYKNKLCGTFGDLSIISFNGNKIITTSGGGILISRTSFDKTRALYLATQAKENKDYYHHSEIGYNYRMSNISAGIGIGQLEVLEDRIQRRRNNHDFYQSVLKDFDEIKLFEEPNEDFFSNYWLNTVTIEGNNCIITKEKLKKIFSENNIETRYLWKPMHFQPLYKKYKFFGRDLSGTLFGSGLCLPSGSDLTDEDKDKIMDILMKIKI, encoded by the coding sequence TTGGAAGAAAAGAAAATTTGGTTGTCCCCTCCTCACATGGGAGGAAATGAGTTGAAATATATACAGGACGCATTTGATTCAAACTGGATTTCCCAGTATGGTTTGAATATTGATGAGTTTGAAAAAAAAATTGAAGACTATCTGGGAAGCAACTCTTTTGTTACAGCCTTATCTTCCGGTACAGCTGCAATACATCTGGCTTTGAAGTTATTGAATGTCGGAGAAAATGATTTTGTTATTTGCCAGTCCTTCACTTTTGTTGCCTCTGCCAATCCCATTCTTTACGAAAAAGCAATACCTGTTTTTATTGATAGTGAAGCATCTACCTGGAACATGTGCCCGAATGCTTTGGAAGACGCTGTTAAATATTGTTTACAACAGGGAAAAAAGCCTAAAGCAATCATCACTGTTTCTCTATATGGAATGCCATTTATGGTGGATGAGATTCTTGAAATATCAAGACGGTATGAGATACCAATTATTGAAGATAGTGCGGAAGCTCTGGGAAGCCAATACAAAAACAAGCTTTGCGGTACTTTTGGAGACCTCTCCATCATCAGTTTTAATGGAAATAAGATCATTACCACTTCCGGAGGAGGAATTCTGATCTCCCGAACCTCATTTGACAAAACCAGGGCACTTTATCTTGCTACCCAGGCAAAAGAAAATAAAGATTATTATCATCATTCAGAAATAGGCTATAATTACAGAATGAGCAATATTTCTGCCGGGATAGGAATAGGACAATTGGAAGTTCTGGAAGACAGAATTCAAAGAAGGAGGAATAATCATGATTTTTATCAATCTGTTCTTAAGGATTTTGATGAAATAAAACTTTTTGAAGAACCTAATGAAGATTTCTTTTCCAATTACTGGCTTAATACAGTCACCATTGAAGGAAATAATTGTATAATAACAAAAGAAAAGTTAAAGAAAATATTTTCTGAAAATAATATAGAAACCAGATATTTATGGAAGCCTATGCACTTTCAGCCGTTATATAAGAAATATAAATTCTTTGGAAGGGATCTCTCTGGTACGCTTTTTGGTAGTGGGTTATGTTTACCGTCAGGGTCTGATTTAACTGATGAAGACAAGGATAAAATAATGGATATTTTGATGAAAATTAAAATTTAA
- a CDS encoding regulatory protein RecX, whose amino-acid sequence MHMEKKSFTFDEIKQKLVNYCVYQDRCHAEVEQKMKEFLLIDEAKEEILLYLMKENYLNEERFTRSYIRGKFYIKHWGKTKIKMHLRQKQISEKMISSCFDEIDEDDYRKTIVRIYEDYSSKQKGLKEYQKKSKTIKYLISRGFEYEKINDIFD is encoded by the coding sequence ATCCACATGGAAAAGAAATCATTTACATTTGATGAGATTAAGCAGAAACTGGTGAACTACTGTGTTTACCAGGATCGTTGTCATGCAGAAGTGGAGCAGAAAATGAAAGAGTTTCTGCTGATTGATGAAGCAAAGGAAGAAATTTTGCTTTATCTGATGAAGGAAAATTATTTAAATGAAGAACGTTTTACCCGGAGCTATATCAGGGGGAAATTTTATATCAAGCATTGGGGTAAGACTAAGATAAAAATGCATCTCAGACAAAAACAGATTTCAGAGAAAATGATCAGCTCCTGTTTTGATGAAATAGATGAGGATGATTACAGGAAAACCATTGTGAGGATCTATGAGGATTATTCTTCCAAACAGAAAGGACTTAAAGAATATCAGAAAAAATCGAAAACGATAAAATATTTGATAAGCAGAGGCTTTGAATATGAGAAAATAAATGATATTTTTGACTGA
- a CDS encoding polysaccharide biosynthesis protein, producing MYNSLRKKIFGGDNVVNLSDVRYLPRWIILVIDIIILVISLFLSTYIIEKITQREFIYHNDKSIIFAFIILINTIFMYVFKTYAGIIRHSTFIDLFKLFVSCFCTMFVIGTINIVYFWITGGKFILTPYLVLYFVISFMGLFLFRLYVKEFFHIVREYRRSALKKRILVLGIDEQSIAIARAILDNPNLPYQVVGFLTQRTDSKRASLLGKPIYAKEKIERSTKEDLVVDGIIIVKEMMAKDEMNSWVNLFLEKDLNIFKAPSVQKLRDSDLGGSIRNLQIEDLLNRKPIKIENEEVKSRHYGKTVLVTGGAGSIGSEIVRQVAQFTPSLIVVLDQAETPLYDIELEMKDKFPHIRFKFVLADVSNIHRVEPLFQTYNFSMVYHAAAYKHVPLVEENPNEAIRVNVLGSKNIALLSSRYKVNRFVMVSTDKAVNPTNVMGASKRAAELFVQSLQHVEGNTTKFITTRFGNVLGSNGSVIPYFKKQIEAGGPVTITHPDIVRYFMTIPEACELVLQAGTMGTGGEIFVFDMGEPVKILDLARRMIKLSGFEPNIDIKIIYTGLRPGEKLYEELLSDNAKTLPTHNEKIMVSKDPTMSFSEIDNLVNQITEASIKKEKVEVVRILKTIVPEFRSNNSIYEALDK from the coding sequence ATGTACAATTCTCTTAGAAAAAAAATATTTGGAGGAGATAATGTTGTCAATCTCTCAGACGTAAGATATTTGCCTAGATGGATAATACTTGTAATAGATATTATTATTCTGGTTATATCTTTATTCCTATCAACTTATATCATAGAAAAAATTACCCAAAGGGAATTTATTTATCATAATGACAAAAGTATCATTTTTGCTTTTATTATATTGATAAATACCATTTTTATGTATGTGTTCAAGACATACGCCGGAATTATCAGACACTCTACTTTTATAGACCTGTTTAAACTTTTTGTTTCTTGTTTTTGTACTATGTTTGTTATTGGCACAATAAACATTGTATATTTCTGGATCACCGGAGGAAAGTTTATTCTTACACCTTATCTTGTACTATATTTTGTCATTTCCTTTATGGGATTATTTCTCTTTAGATTATATGTTAAAGAGTTTTTCCATATCGTAAGGGAATATAGAAGAAGTGCATTGAAAAAAAGAATTCTGGTATTAGGAATAGACGAGCAATCTATTGCCATAGCAAGAGCCATTCTGGATAACCCGAATCTGCCATATCAGGTTGTAGGATTTCTGACACAAAGAACAGATTCTAAAAGGGCTTCACTTCTTGGGAAGCCAATTTATGCTAAAGAAAAAATTGAGCGTAGTACTAAAGAGGATCTCGTTGTTGATGGTATTATCATTGTCAAGGAAATGATGGCTAAAGATGAAATGAATTCCTGGGTCAATTTATTTTTAGAAAAGGATCTTAATATCTTTAAAGCACCTTCCGTGCAAAAATTAAGAGATAGTGATCTGGGAGGTTCAATCAGAAATCTTCAGATTGAAGATTTGTTGAATAGAAAACCAATAAAAATAGAAAATGAAGAGGTTAAAAGCCGTCATTATGGCAAAACTGTATTAGTAACAGGTGGAGCGGGCTCTATTGGAAGTGAGATCGTAAGACAGGTTGCACAATTTACACCCTCACTAATTGTAGTATTAGATCAGGCTGAAACACCATTATATGATATTGAGCTTGAAATGAAAGACAAGTTTCCTCATATCAGGTTTAAGTTTGTTTTGGCAGATGTATCCAATATACATAGAGTAGAACCTTTATTTCAGACCTATAATTTTTCAATGGTTTATCATGCAGCAGCCTATAAACATGTTCCATTGGTTGAAGAGAATCCTAATGAAGCAATACGTGTCAATGTTTTAGGATCGAAAAATATTGCTCTTTTGTCTAGCCGATACAAAGTTAACAGATTTGTGATGGTTTCTACAGATAAGGCGGTAAACCCTACGAACGTAATGGGAGCTTCTAAACGGGCTGCGGAATTATTTGTTCAATCATTACAACATGTAGAAGGAAATACTACTAAATTTATTACTACCAGATTTGGAAATGTATTAGGGTCTAACGGTTCTGTTATTCCCTATTTCAAAAAACAAATTGAAGCAGGAGGACCGGTTACCATTACTCATCCGGATATTGTTCGGTATTTTATGACCATACCGGAAGCCTGTGAATTAGTTTTACAGGCCGGGACTATGGGAACAGGTGGGGAAATTTTTGTTTTTGATATGGGGGAACCTGTGAAAATTTTAGACCTGGCAAGAAGAATGATAAAGCTATCAGGCTTTGAACCTAATATAGATATCAAAATTATTTATACTGGTTTAAGACCAGGAGAGAAACTGTATGAAGAGTTACTAAGCGATAATGCGAAAACACTTCCTACTCATAACGAGAAAATTATGGTTTCTAAAGACCCTACAATGTCTTTTTCAGAAATAGATAATCTCGTTAATCAAATTACAGAAGCTTCTATAAAAAAAGAAAAAGTAGAGGTCGTAAGAATATTGAAAACAATTGTTCCGGAATTCAGAAGTAATAATTCCATTTACGAAGCACTGGACAAATAG
- a CDS encoding polysaccharide biosynthesis/export family protein, translated as MKGKILAISLAFLLVSCKTNQNAQNDLNYMQNIEQIAIESSAKNSGNTIQTGDQLVIMITAKDMDVVKPFNQNYSSSEVINGNNFAGGNTPGQGTSTISGPTYIVDSNGNIDFPVIGSLNTTGKSLVEFKDELKDKISQYVINPTISVRLANFKVTVLGEVNKQGDYTIANGQATILNALGLAGDLTMYGKRTDVLVIRTENGTVTHGRVNLQDANLINSPYYHLKQGDAIIVSSNKSRDLTAKQNPNTGLYLTAISIGVTAIAVVISLFKK; from the coding sequence ATGAAAGGTAAAATATTAGCCATATCACTAGCTTTTTTGCTGGTTTCTTGTAAAACTAATCAGAATGCTCAGAATGATTTAAACTATATGCAAAATATAGAGCAAATTGCTATTGAATCATCTGCCAAGAATTCTGGTAATACAATACAGACGGGTGATCAATTGGTCATTATGATCACAGCAAAAGATATGGACGTTGTAAAGCCGTTTAATCAAAATTATTCTTCTTCTGAAGTAATTAATGGAAATAATTTTGCCGGGGGAAATACGCCCGGACAAGGGACTTCTACTATATCAGGACCTACATACATTGTGGATAGTAATGGAAACATAGATTTCCCGGTTATTGGTTCTTTAAATACAACAGGGAAATCTTTGGTAGAGTTTAAAGATGAATTAAAAGATAAAATAAGCCAATATGTTATTAATCCAACAATAAGTGTAAGGCTTGCTAATTTTAAAGTTACGGTTTTAGGTGAAGTAAACAAACAGGGAGATTATACAATTGCTAATGGACAGGCAACAATTCTGAATGCATTGGGACTTGCTGGAGATCTGACAATGTATGGTAAAAGAACAGATGTTTTGGTAATAAGAACTGAAAATGGTACCGTTACTCATGGTAGAGTTAATTTACAGGATGCCAACCTGATTAATTCTCCATACTATCATTTAAAACAAGGAGACGCTATTATTGTTTCATCAAATAAATCAAGGGATTTAACAGCTAAGCAGAATCCCAATACAGGACTTTATCTGACAGCCATCTCTATTGGAGTTACAGCTATTGCTGTTGTTATAAGTTTATTTAAAAAATAA
- a CDS encoding NAD(P)/FAD-dependent oxidoreductase encodes MENKNFEVIIIGGSYSGLSAGMALGRSLRNVLIIDNGKPCNRQTPYSHNFITHDGKAPGVIAEEAKEQVKKYSTVKFHHGTVVEIKKVSSGFEVKTSGNEVFFAKKLILASGIKDIMPDIPGFSECWGISVLHCPYCHGYEVRNEKTGILANGEMAFEFSKLIFNMTKDLALFTNGRSLLTDEQTGRLAKNTIDVFEDEIERIEHTNGFIREIIFKSGKAHSLKVLYAKVSFEQNINVTDLGCELTDQGFIKVDFMQKTNIPGVFACGDNVTMMRSVANAVAQGNFTGAVVNKELSEENF; translated from the coding sequence ATGGAAAATAAAAATTTTGAGGTCATTATTATAGGAGGAAGCTATTCCGGGTTATCGGCAGGCATGGCTTTAGGAAGATCACTAAGAAATGTATTGATTATTGATAACGGAAAACCATGTAACAGGCAGACTCCTTATTCTCATAACTTCATTACTCATGACGGAAAAGCACCGGGAGTTATTGCTGAAGAGGCAAAAGAGCAGGTGAAAAAGTATAGTACCGTTAAGTTTCATCACGGGACTGTTGTTGAGATTAAAAAAGTCTCTTCCGGTTTTGAAGTAAAAACGTCAGGTAATGAAGTATTTTTTGCTAAAAAACTGATTCTGGCGTCAGGAATAAAGGATATAATGCCCGATATCCCCGGTTTTTCAGAATGTTGGGGAATTTCTGTATTACATTGTCCCTATTGTCATGGATACGAAGTGAGAAATGAAAAAACGGGAATTCTTGCCAATGGAGAAATGGCTTTTGAATTTTCAAAGCTGATTTTTAATATGACTAAAGATCTGGCTTTATTTACCAACGGGCGATCCCTTTTAACAGATGAGCAGACTGGAAGACTTGCAAAAAATACTATAGATGTATTTGAAGATGAAATTGAAAGAATTGAACATACAAACGGATTTATTCGGGAGATTATTTTTAAAAGTGGTAAAGCCCATTCATTAAAGGTGTTGTACGCAAAAGTTTCCTTTGAACAAAATATTAATGTCACGGATCTAGGTTGTGAATTGACTGATCAAGGGTTTATTAAAGTGGATTTTATGCAGAAAACCAACATCCCGGGAGTTTTTGCTTGTGGAGATAATGTGACAATGATGCGCTCTGTTGCTAATGCTGTTGCTCAAGGGAATTTTACCGGAGCAGTAGTCAATAAGGAGCTTTCAGAAGAAAATTTTTAG
- a CDS encoding cytochrome-c peroxidase, whose amino-acid sequence MKNTMLILVLFLLSSCKGNKDKQGTDIPLIPVFTELQNKAKAIFGVLPGWVDSPISPITDEKVQLGKTLYFDPVLSKNGTQSCNTCHNLSTYGVDNKAFSPGDAEGTIGVRNSPSTLNAALHTAQFWDGRAKTLEEQAGKPILNPIEMGIPDEKFAVERLKNSEKYRKMFASAFPEDKDPVNWNNLTIAIGAFERKLITPSRFDKYIAGDDKAITDKEKQGLQDFIDVGCITCHTGPALGGNSFQKFGVYKEYWKETKSAKIDAGKSDISKNDAEKYMFKVPSLRNIAKTAPYFHDGSVKDLKEAIRIMGKIQLDKELTPDQVDNIFAFFGSLTGELNPELAKAPQYP is encoded by the coding sequence ATGAAAAACACAATGTTAATACTTGTGCTCTTTTTGTTATCTTCATGCAAGGGTAACAAAGATAAGCAAGGAACTGATATACCGTTAATTCCGGTTTTTACTGAATTGCAAAATAAAGCGAAAGCAATATTTGGGGTCTTACCTGGTTGGGTAGACAGTCCGATCAGCCCTATAACGGATGAAAAGGTACAATTAGGAAAAACTTTATACTTTGATCCTGTTCTTTCTAAAAACGGGACTCAAAGTTGTAATACATGTCATAACCTGAGTACCTATGGCGTTGATAATAAAGCTTTCTCTCCCGGAGATGCCGAGGGTACGATCGGAGTAAGAAATTCCCCTTCCACTTTAAACGCCGCACTTCATACCGCCCAGTTTTGGGATGGAAGAGCAAAAACTCTCGAAGAACAGGCGGGTAAACCTATTTTGAACCCTATAGAAATGGGTATTCCGGACGAGAAGTTTGCTGTTGAAAGGCTTAAGAACAGCGAAAAATATAGAAAAATGTTTGCCAGTGCTTTTCCTGAAGACAAAGATCCTGTCAACTGGAATAACCTTACCATAGCTATTGGAGCCTTTGAAAGAAAACTGATTACTCCTTCCCGTTTTGATAAGTATATTGCGGGAGATGATAAAGCCATAACTGATAAAGAAAAGCAGGGTCTTCAGGATTTTATTGATGTAGGATGTATTACCTGCCATACCGGTCCTGCATTAGGAGGCAACTCTTTCCAGAAATTCGGAGTGTATAAGGAGTATTGGAAAGAAACCAAAAGTGCTAAAATAGACGCTGGTAAATCAGATATCAGTAAAAATGATGCGGAAAAATATATGTTTAAAGTTCCTTCGTTGAGAAATATTGCTAAGACCGCTCCTTATTTTCATGATGGAAGTGTTAAAGATTTAAAAGAAGCAATCAGGATTATGGGTAAGATACAATTGGATAAAGAATTAACACCGGACCAGGTAGATAATATATTTGCATTTTTTGGTTCGTTGACAGGAGAATTAAATCCGGAATTAGCAAAAGCACCTCAATATCCTTAA